Proteins from a single region of Argiope bruennichi chromosome 6, qqArgBrue1.1, whole genome shotgun sequence:
- the LOC129971781 gene encoding uncharacterized protein LOC129971781, protein MRSGDLLVEVNSRKQAQQIQKIKNLATIPVTVNPHQSLNTSKGVITCGELLNVPLEVIIAEMKPQGVTNVRRITLRRDGELLETKHHILTFNTPKLPEFAYAGYIRLPVRPYIPNPLRCFHCQRFGHSKMNCRGSLTCARCAGKGHDSQECSAQEKCVNCSGNHPSYSRSCPRWILEKQITTVKFKEDITYPEARRKVQAQTPTPDLPLKLKKSTSNNSVALGMAMQGNVHKDLTTIFGDKLHSPDIKLHPSEDEDELDMSCDDPATQTNASVLSPAKHLS, encoded by the exons atgcgctCTGGGGACTTGCTTGTTGAGGTTAATTCTCGGAAGCAAGCCCAGcagatacaaaaaattaaaaatttagctacaATACCGGTTACTGTTAATCCACATCAATCTTTGAACACCTCTAAAGGTGTGATTACCTGTGGGGAATTGCTAAATGTTCCCTTGGAGGTAATTATTGCAGAAATGAAACCGCAGGGCGTCACGAATGTTCGCCGCATCACTCTTCGGCGTGATGGAGAACTTCTGGAGACAAAACATCACATTTTAACGTTCAATACACCTAAACTGCCAGAATTTGCTTATGCCGGCTACATCAGACTACCAGTCCGTCCATATATACCAAACCCTCTGAGATGTTTCCATTGCCAGCGCTTTGGACATTCTAAAATGAATTGCCGCGGGTCATTAACATGTGCCCGTTGTGCAGGTAAAGGGCATGACAGCCAGGAATGTTCCGCACAGGAAAAGTGTGTGAACTGCAGTGGCAATCACCCTTCTTATTCTCGATCATGCCCGCGCTGGATACTAGAGAAACAAATCACTACTGTTAAGTTCAAAGAAGATATTACATATCCCGAAGCTAGGCGTAAGGTTCAAGCGCAAACGCCTACTCCTG ATTTacctctgaaattaaaaaaatcaacctcCAATAATTCCGTCGCTTTGGGAATGGCGATGCAGGGTAATGTCCACAAGGATTTAACAACGATCTTTGGGGATAAGTTGCATAGCCCTGATATAAAATTACATCCCTCTGAGGATGAAGATGAGCTTGATATGAGTTGCGATGATCCGGCAACTCAGACTAATGCCTCTGTTCTTTCTCCAGCCAAAcatctctcttaa